One segment of Triticum aestivum cultivar Chinese Spring chromosome 2A, IWGSC CS RefSeq v2.1, whole genome shotgun sequence DNA contains the following:
- the LOC123188411 gene encoding septum-promoting GTP-binding protein 1 yields MTTTAAAMNVAVTQLCGRGRRRRSAALRHDHRWARLLRLAVATRAVRLVWDQLLACSSCGGGGGARYRRLGPPHGPDVLTPLAMDDDAGAHAHADADDDAADVEDVVGLKVSLLGDCQIGKTSFMVKYVGDGEEPNGGLQMTGLNLMDKTLAVRGARLAFNIWDVAGDSQSADHVPIACKDAVAILFMFDLTSRCTLNNVTDWYERARKWNKTAIPILIGTKFDDFAQLPLEMQWTIVDEARAYARAMKATLFFSSATHNINVNKIFKFITAKLFNLPWTVERNLTVGEPIIDF; encoded by the exons ATGACGACCACAGCTGCTGCCATGAACGTGGCTGTCACGCAGCTATGTGGCCGGGGTCGCCGGCGCAGGTCGGCCGCGCTGCGCCACGATCACCGGTGGGCGCGCCTgctccgcctcgccgtcgccacCAGGGCCGTGCGCCTTGTCTGGGACCAGCTGCTCGCCTGCTCCTcctgcggcgggggcggcggcgcccgCTACCGCCGGCTCGGCCCGCCGCACGGACCGGACGTGCTGACCCCCCTCGCcatggacgacgacgccggcgcCCACGCCCACGCCGACGCCGACGACGACGCGGCAGATGTCGAGGACGTGGTCGGCCTCAAGGTCAGCCTGCTCGGGGATTGCCAGATCGGCAAGACCAGCTTCATG GTTAAGTATGTTGGGGATGGGGAGGAGCCGAACGGGGGCTTGCAGATGACGGGCCTGAATCTGATGGACAAGACGCTGGCTGTTCGGGGCGCCAGGCTCGCCTTCAACATCTGGGATGTGGCAG GAGACAGCCAGTCCGCCGACCACGTCCCGATCGCGTGCAAGGACGCCGTGGCGATCTTGTTCATGTTCGATCTTACCAGCCGGTGCACGCTCAATAA TGTTACCGATTGGTACGAGAGGGCCAGGAAATGGAATAAG ACGGCTATTCCAATCCTAATAGGAACGAAGTTTGACGACTTCGCTCAGCTTCCTCTTGAGATGCAATGGACCATTGTCGATGAG GCCAGAGCATACGCAAGAGCGATGAAGGCGACCCTCTTCTTCTCGAGCGCGACGCACAACATCAACGTGAACAAGATCTTCAAGTTCATCACGGCCAAGCTCTTCAACCTCCCCTGGACGGTGGAGCGGAACCTCACCGTCGGCGAGCCCATCATAGACTTCTGA